The window AAGCCATGAAAGCATTTGCCATCTTCTTTTTATTTATTCTGACCCAACAAGTCCTCGCCCAAACCAGCATCAAAGGTGTGGTGAAAGATCAAAAGGGGGAAACGATTCCTGGGGTAAATATTTTTCTCAAAGGAACTTACGAGGGTGTATCCTCAGAAATAGACGGAAACTATATACTTGAAACCACATTGACTGGAGAATATATCCTTGTCTTCCAGGCGATGGGTTATAATTCCTTGGAAAAAGAAATCTCACTAGAAGGAGAATCGCTCATTTTAGAAGTGACACTTCGAGAAGCAATCAATGAAATGACTGCTGTAACCATCAGCGCTGGAGCAATGGAAGCATCAGATGAAAAAAAAGCTGTGGTACTCAAACCTATCGATATTGTCACAGTCCCATCTGCGATGGGTGATATCATTGGCGCATTTTAGACTTTGCCAGGTACAGCAAATGTTGGCAATGATGGACGACTATTTGTTCGCGGTGGCGATGCTTCTGAGACAACTATTTTCATTGATGGAATGAAAGTAGCCAATGCTTTTGGCACCACTGCATCAAACGTTCCTACGCGTACAAGATTTAATCCTAACCTCTTCAAAGGATCATTTTTCAGCACAGGTGGTTATTCTGCAGAATATGGACAGGCATTGTCATCAGCATTGGCTCTCAATACCGTGGATATCCCTTTGAGAAATCAAGGAGATGTTAGCATCATGTCCATTGGGGGAGGTTTTGCACAAACTCTTACAAGTGAAAAAAATAGCATTACAGCTTCTGCAAACTATTTCGACTTATCTCCATACCAAAGTCTAATCAATCAAGACTTCGATTGGGAAAGAGCACCTTTCGGATGGGATGCTGAAATAGCCGCTAAACAAAAATGGGGGAAAAACGGCATGGCCAAAGCCTATGTCCATACGGAGTCAAGTGGTATGAAAATCTGGAACAAACAACCTGACTCGGAAGACAGAGGTCAGCTAGTGGATGTCAGCAACAAATATACTTTTGCCCAAAGCTCTTTTAAGCAAGTAGGAAAAAATGACTGGAGCTATTATGGAGGATTTTCTTACTCCAATAACATCGATGATTTCAATATCGCAACAGATGAAATCAGAAATCAAAACAAACTATATCATGGAAAAATGGTAGCCATCAAAAGCTTTTCTGATAAATTTTCTATAAAAACAGGATTAGAATCATATATGACCCGATATTCTGAGCAATTAATTTCGCAGGATCTGAAAAGGGAAATCTCAGATAATCAGTATAATCTTTTTACAGAGGCCGACTACTATTTAAGCAATAAGTTGGTGTTTCGAGGAGGTTTACGATCAGGACATAGCTCCTTGGCAAACCAAACTTGGCTTGATCCCAGATTTTCACTGGCATACAAATTTGAAAACGAAGGGCAGGTTTCTTTGGCCGCCGGAACATTTAGCCAAATGCCATTAGAAGAACTCAGAATCATCAATCCAGCGCTTCAGAACACAAAAGCAGAGCACTTGATTTTGAATTATTTCATCAACAAAAACGGAAGAACTATCCGTGCTGAAGCATTCTACAAAGGATACAATAACTTGATAACCTTTGAAGGGCAGCGATATAATTATCAAAAAATAGAACAAACTGGAGAGGGATTTGCCCAAGGCTTTGACTTTTTCTACAGAGATCAAAAATCAATCAAGAATACAGATTTTTGGATCACATACAGCTTTATAGATAGCAAAAGACAGTTTGCCATGTTCACCCAAATGGTGCAACCTTCCTTTGCTCCTCGCCAAAATGCTTTGATGCCAACAGGTATAGAAGTGATAATTATTACCATATTCATTGCGAGATCTTGGCTTTTTGAGTGGAAGATTGCTGCAATTGAAGCAGAGAAACTCAAGTCTGAAAATATTGCAAGTCAATATCAATCGTTAAAAGACCAGTTAAACCCGCATTTTTTATTCAATTCATTAAATGTGCTCAGTAATTTGGTCTATGAAAGTGCAGATAAATCAGCTGAATTTATACAGCAATTGTCACGCATTTATCGCTATGTGTTAGATGTACAAGATGAAGAATTGGTAAGCTTGGAAATGGAAATTGATTTTGCGCTCAATTATTTGAGTCTTCAAAAGATCCGGTTTGAGCAAAGTTTGGAATTCCACATAGATGTCTTCGAATCAAAAGAATGGTCGATCCCACCCCTATCACTTCAGTTGCTTCTTGAAAATGCCATCAAGCATAATGTAACGAGTGTAACTAAGCCATTGAAAATTTGGATTGGCATAGAAAATCAAAAGTTGATCGTGAAAAATAACATTCAACCCAAATTGAATAAAAAAGCAAATTCCGGAATCGGTCTCAATAACATCACAAAACGGTACAACCTTTTGAGTGAGACTTCACCGGAAATAACTCAAACTGAAAAAGAATTTATCGTCAAACTGCCTCTACTGAAAGTTTCCAAATAATGAATATCCTCATCATAGAAGACGAAAATCCGGCTGCGAAAAGACTGATGCAGCTAATCAAGGAAATTCTTCCTACGGCAATTTTGTATGGGAATTTAGATAGCGTCGAGTCATCAATTGACCGGCTAAGTTCGAATCCTGCGCCGGATTTGATTTTCTGTGATATCCAGTTAGCTGATGGATTAAGTTTTTCGATTTTTGAAAATATCGAGGTCAATTCACCTATTATTTTTACAACCGCTTTTGATCAATATGCCATCAAGGCGTTTAAACTCAATTCCATTGATTACCTCCTCAAGCCAATCGACCCAAAAGAATTGAAGCATGCCATAGAGAAATTTCAACAGCAAACTCAAACCCCAAATTTAGATTTCAATAAAATTAAAGAGATAATTCAAGCTGAGAACAAAACTTATAAAAGTAGATTTCTAGTCAAAATCGGTGAAAAAATTCAATCTATTCCAACTTCAGATGCTGCATATTTTTACAGTGAAGAGCGGATTACTTTTTTGAAAACTTATGAAAACAAAAAATTCGTCTTGGACTATACCTTAGATCAGCTTGAAAATATGCTCGAACCCAAACAATTCTTCAGACTGAATAGAAAATACATTACCTCCTTTTCTTCCATATCCGAGATCCATACCTACTCAAACAGCCGCCTAAAAATCATTCTAAAAGACTGTTCGGATAATGATATTTTGGTAAGTCGTGAAAAAGTGGGGGCGTTTAAAGATTGGTTGGATGGCTGAGGGAATTTAGATTGTAAGTTAACTAACTTAACTTTTCATGATACATAGATTCACATTCTATTTTGAAAAAAATTACGCCTAATACTTAGATTGTAATCTAAATATTAGGCATAAATCTTCTATTTCAACCTCAGCTTCACTCCTCCATTGATGACAAAGCCGTCGAGTGGTGCATAGATTTCTCGGAAACTAGGATTATCTATACTTCCTGTGAAAATGTTGTCAAATCGGGTTTGGCGCGCATCAAGAAAATTTTCAAAATTGATAAATACCGAAAATTTCTCCCAAATCTTCTCCGCCATAAAGCCCATGATCCAATAGGACTGCCCAACTGAACCATCACTCAAGCGTTGCTGACTGAAATAGTAGGACTCCCAGCCAATTTTCCACTTGTCATGAACTTCATAGAAAAGCACGGAATTGATTCTGTGTTTTGGAGTCAAAGGATTATCTCTCACAACTCCACTTGAATTGATTCGGGCATGAGTATAGGTATATCCCATAAACCACTTGAAATCCCGAAATGTCCATTTTAGATTGGTCTCTGTACCCTTAGTATCACTAAAACCATCTATGTTGACAAATCTGTATTGAAAACCGGCCGCTTGCTCTAAAAAGAGGGGTTTGTCTAGGTAGGTGTAGAAAAATAAGTGGTTGACGCTGAAAAACACTTGATCATTGAACAACGCAGTCTTATAATTCAAATCCCAATTGAGCCCATAACTTTTCTCCAAAGTATTGAATTCAGGATTGATAGGCTGAATATCTCTGTATTGCAGCCTTTCACTTTCTTCTGTGAAAATAGTCGGTGCCTTGTATCCCAAGCCGCCACCAAACCTAGAACTGAAATTTAGATTTGCCTTGTACAGCAATGCTACTCTTGGTAATATTGCCAGACCATAATCCAATACATAATCCGTTCTCAGACCAGATTCCAATACCCATTTTTTACTCAAGTTGGTATTGTTCTGTACAAAAGCACCAAAAGTATTGAGGTTATAATCTCTCACTGGAAAACTGTTGGTTTGTTCTTCTTTGAATGCTTCTGTCCAGAGATTCCCTCCAATCACCCAATCTGTTTTCTCCCGATCTAGTCTATAATTGACCTCAGTAAATGTAGATTGCTGCACAGCATTGAAATCATAATTTCGAGTTCCAAGTTTACGATCAAAGTGATTATAACTATTTTTGACTTGAAGTTTGCGCCCTTCTCCCATTTCGTGATTCAGAACAAACTGACTGCTGATTCGTTCACTAAGATTCCTTTCGAAAAAGGCTTGTTGATTTTCTCGATTTCCATTGAGATAATTCATATTTCCACCCACTCGATCTTCAAGAGATAAATTCAAACCAAATTCGACATCAGTTCTAGAAGAAGGATAAAGAAAAACTTTTGGACTGAAAGTAAACCGATCGAACTTTGGGATAGCACTCAATCCAATATCTGCTGGATCAAATGGAGCATTTGTGTTATATGCTGCAAAGATAGTAGTGCCAATTTTTTCATTTCGCTTCGCATAAAAACCTGACGCATCAAATCCACCTGCGTTTGTTCCATTGAGAACAAAGCTCAACTCGCTTTCCTCAGTAGGTCTTTTTGAGATCAAATTGACCAACCCTGCTATAGCTCCTCCACCATAAAGTGTAGAGGCAGATCCTTTGATCAGCTCCACTTGCTGCAAATCCAGTGGCGGAATCTGTAGCAATCCGAGACCACTTGCAGCTCCAGAATAAAGCGGAAAGCCATCTTTCAAAATCTGAGTATAACGTCCATCCAAACCTTGTATCCTGATACCTGCATTGGCTGATGTCGGAGAAGTGACCTGTACTTGAATACCTGTACTTGAATACCTGTACTTTCACTCAGGAGCAACCTAATATCACCTGGCTTCATATTGACTTTTTCATCCAATTCCTCTCCAGCGATAAACTCCACCCGGGTAGGAATATCTTCAATCGAACGGGAACTTCTAGTGGATGAAATAGTCACAGTTTCCATTTCATCATGTGACTCGTGTAGGAAAATTTCGATAGGCATATTTTGAGCATCCCCAGGCCAATTGATCGTCATTTCTTTATTTTCGAACCCAATCAATTGGAATCTCAAGGTAATTTTTCCACTTGGAGGATTTGAGAAAGTGATCGTACCATTTTCATCAGATACAGCCCCTTGCCTATTTTCTAAAATAAGCATTGCAACCCCCATCAAAGGAGTTTTTTCATGTTCTTCTTTGACAACTATCCTGAGATCCTGTGCCCATAAAGTGGTGACTATACTCAGCCAAAATAGGCTAAATAGGCATATTTTTTTCATAACATTTTATGTAGTGTTGGGAAAATTGAAATGTAAATCCTCTTTAATCTGAGTAGACAAAGAAGGAAAAGCCATTTTATGGCTATTGTAAAAAAATTAAGATTGCCTCGGGGGTTGCCAGATTTGTATGCTTGATATAGGGTATTTTGGTTGGATCAGAATCGTGTTTGTGATTTGAACAAGGTCAAATTCAAGCCCTTCGAATTGCCATACCATTTCATAGACAAAAAGTGAGTACAACTTACAAACTGAAAAAGGAGGACAGCATTGATTGTCTGCGTGATCAGATTCATGTTGCTCTGTATGCGTTTCACCATGATCACAATGATCTTCTGCATGAACAGGAGTCAACATCATCATAATCAGATAGAATAGCAAAGCAAATGAAAACGCTTTTTTCATAATCTAAAAATAGGGAAAAAATCAGAAATCTACTATCTCCCAGATTGAGCAAGAACGAGCTGAGACTGAATCAGATTTTTCATGGTTTTGATTCTTTTTGAACTGTAATAAGATTCTGCTTGATTGATATAATTGTAAGCCAAATCTATTTCACCTTTATTATTATGAAAAATAGCTTTATTAAAGTATTCAAGTCCTTTTAATTCACGAACATCAATAATTTTAAAAACTATAGGATTCAATATTTCTGAAACTAATTGATGGGTTGGCTCTAGATAATAAGCATCTTTGGAAGGAATTACCTCTTCAAATTCTGCTAGATAGGCCTCCACTTCTGCAGGCTTATATATAAACCCATCAAAATTGTCCGTCGATTCCAAAATCAAAGATTTACCATCCAAATTCACACGAACAAAAACATGAAAAGAGGTTTCAATAATTTCAAAGTCAAAGCCATAAGTATCAAGGAAAACTGATAAAAGTAAAGATCCACTAACACAATCAAATTTCCCCTCATGCATCAACTCCTCAATTCCTGAAAACTGAGTGTACTTTCCTAAAAGATATTTTTGACTTCTATAAAAAAGCAATTTTAGAAATTTTTGACTTTTCCCATATTTTGAAAAATCAGCCTTCAATTTGCTGTTCATTTTTTCAAAATTTGAATTCTGTGTCTCCCAATGCGATATAAAGTTTTCTAAAGAAAAATCCACT is drawn from Belliella baltica DSM 15883 and contains these coding sequences:
- a CDS encoding LytR/AlgR family response regulator transcription factor, with the protein product MNILIIEDENPAAKRLMQLIKEILPTAILYGNLDSVESSIDRLSSNPAPDLIFCDIQLADGLSFSIFENIEVNSPIIFTTAFDQYAIKAFKLNSIDYLLKPIDPKELKHAIEKFQQQTQTPNLDFNKIKEIIQAENKTYKSRFLVKIGEKIQSIPTSDAAYFYSEERITFLKTYENKKFVLDYTLDQLENMLEPKQFFRLNRKYITSFSSISEIHTYSNSRLKIILKDCSDNDILVSREKVGAFKDWLDG
- a CDS encoding TonB-dependent receptor plug domain-containing protein, whose product is MQVQVTSPTSANAGIRIQGLDGRYTQILKDGFPLYSGAASGLGLLQIPPLDLQQVELIKGSASTLYGGGAIAGLVNLISKRPTEESELSFVLNGTNAGGFDASGFYAKRNEKIGTTIFAAYNTNAPFDPADIGLSAIPKFDRFTFSPKVFLYPSSRTDVEFGLNLSLEDRVGGNMNYLNGNRENQQAFFERNLSERISSQFVLNHEMGEGRKLQVKNSYNHFDRKLGTRNYDFNAVQQSTFTEVNYRLDREKTDWVIGGNLWTEAFKEEQTNSFPVRDYNLNTFGAFVQNNTNLSKKWVLESGLRTDYVLDYGLAILPRVALLYKANLNFSSRFGGGLGYKAPTIFTEESERLQYRDIQPINPEFNTLEKSYGLNWDLNYKTALFNDQVFFSVNHLFFYTYLDKPLFLEQAAGFQYRFVNIDGFSDTKGTETNLKWTFRDFKWFMGYTYTHARINSSGVVRDNPLTPKHRINSVLFYEVHDKWKIGWESYYFSQQRLSDGSVGQSYWIMGFMAEKIWEKFSVFINFENFLDARQTRFDNIFTGSIDNPSFREIYAPLDGFVINGGVKLRLK
- a CDS encoding carboxypeptidase-like regulatory domain-containing protein, with product MKAFAIFFLFILTQQVLAQTSIKGVVKDQKGETIPGVNIFLKGTYEGVSSEIDGNYILETTLTGEYILVFQAMGYNSLEKEISLEGESLILEVTLREAINEMTAVTISAGAMEASDEKKAVVLKPIDIVTVPSAMGDIIGAF
- a CDS encoding histidine kinase, with the protein product MPGTANVGNDGRLFVRGGDASETTIFIDGMKVANAFGTTASNVPTRTRFNPNLFKGSFFSTGGYSAEYGQALSSALALNTVDIPLRNQGDVSIMSIGGGFAQTLTSEKNSITASANYFDLSPYQSLINQDFDWERAPFGWDAEIAAKQKWGKNGMAKAYVHTESSGMKIWNKQPDSEDRGQLVDVSNKYTFAQSSFKQVGKNDWSYYGGFSYSNNIDDFNIATDEIRNQNKLYHGKMVAIKSFSDKFSIKTGLESYMTRYSEQLISQDLKREISDNQYNLFTEADYYLSNKLVFRGGLRSGHSSLANQTWLDPRFSLAYKFENEGQVSLAAGTFSQMPLEELRIINPALQNTKAEHLILNYFINKNGRTIRAEAFYKGYNNLITFEGQRYNYQKIEQTGEGFAQGFDFFYRDQKSIKNTDFWITYSFIDSKRQFAMFTQMVQPSFAPRQNALMPTGIEVIIITIFIARSWLFEWKIAAIEAEKLKSENIASQYQSLKDQLNPHFLFNSLNVLSNLVYESADKSAEFIQQLSRIYRYVLDVQDEELVSLEMEIDFALNYLSLQKIRFEQSLEFHIDVFESKEWSIPPLSLQLLLENAIKHNVTSVTKPLKIWIGIENQKLIVKNNIQPKLNKKANSGIGLNNITKRYNLLSETSPEITQTEKEFIVKLPLLKVSK
- a CDS encoding carboxypeptidase-like regulatory domain-containing protein; translated protein: MKKICLFSLFWLSIVTTLWAQDLRIVVKEEHEKTPLMGVAMLILENRQGAVSDENGTITFSNPPSGKITLRFQLIGFENKEMTINWPGDAQNMPIEIFLHESHDEMETVTISSTRSSRSIEDIPTRVEFIAGEELDEKVNMKPGDIRLLLSESTGIQVQVFKYRSLLRHQPMQVSGYKVWMDVILRF